taaaaaatatgcaaaatgtaaaaaatgtaaaagatacacaaaatataaataatgtaaacCATTTTAGTAATACCCAAATAGACAAAGGTGACCAcgataaaaatatacaagtgaatgaaaaaaataatgcAGAATATATCGAAGGAAgtaatttatttcttcaattattaaatgaacGTGTGTAtcaattaaatataaaagaacTAAGAAGTATTACATATGGTATATATGGATTTGTAGAAAATATGAAACAGTTTTctcatttaaataatttaaagaataatatgaatttgtttttttccATGTGTGtacaatatataacaaattatgttgataaagaaatattaaaagaaaaaatttatttacaaagtgttaataaaaataatgaaacGCTTTCAAATAATATGGTAGATATAGAAAAGATAAATAGaaatcataataaaatgaaagatgatatatgtataacaaatgatacaaattatgatataaatatgaataaagattatatatatatatcaccatcaaaagatatatatatagataaattTGATACAACATGTGATCATACGAATAAtgagaaaataaaatatatatgtgatattttattaaatataagttattttaatattagTAAAAATCATCGTAAAATTAAATACgtatatgaatatataaataaattaatatcaaataaaaatgaagatttagatataaataatttattagaTATTCTAATGTCTTTAtcaaatttatatataaaaacaaatgataattatatttttcatacatataaaaaagttattgaaattttacaaaatgaaaaacaCAATCATAAAATACAAATTAATGGTCAccattttaataaattatcaaTTGGTATATTACCAATACttaatgaagaaaataaattaatatcaACATTTTCTCAATATTTACTTTTCTTtgtacaaaataatatggtACCATTAAGATCATGTGTTTTCttattacaaaatattatgaaaaatattaatataaaattgaaTGAAGCTTTGTGTCTACTCAAATTAGCTATGATaaatagaatatatatttttttaaaacaaacACATGATTATATACACTCAATAAATCAACAAGATAATAAAGACTTACAAGAAATAGATATtcaaaaatttttattaatacactcaattaatgaaaatacattaatatgtataattacCAGCTTGTCTTTAATACTTCAAAATTCAAAATATGGAAGTactataaaaaatgatgcCACAAAtcttattttaaaaattattccATACGTTTCAAAAACgtcttttaaaaaatttccCAAAAAACATATTCATGAGGATTTAATCGACATCCTTTCAATTCAGCACGATGATGTAAAGCAGGTGTTGATAAGCAAAATGTAAAAAGTTAAATAAAAGGACCCCtcccaaaaaaaaaaaaaataagtaaataaataaataaatatatatatatatataatatttttctcttaatgtgtttattaattttttttttatacgtaccataatatatacattcaTGAATAatcaataaaaataaaaaaatatacatataatatatatatatatataatatatgtgttctttcttttttttttttttttgtgttttataaattaaaaacttattttatttcattttattattatttttttttaagttaataaaaattaagaacaattatattaaaatataatcgtacaattaaattttttttttttttaaagctccttaaataagaaaacatatatgaattatattatatatattatataataacatattgtatattttattatttgtttttgtttcttttattattattattattattattttttttttaaatttatttatcatatgttaaaaataaacatactaaattaattttacttttttctataatttttataacaataaatatCCTACAttaggaaaaaaaaaaaaaaaattatatatatatttaattatatatgttaaaaaaatgcttcgtttatttttaaatattaataacttatatgaacattagcattataaataatgtatacaatatatattatatatacaacatatattatttataaaagaaattaataaacttattgtataatattaaaaatatattcatttttatgattaattttatttttttctatatttataattttttttttttttttttttttcgtttcttattcttttcttttattttctttttgtttatttttNNNNNNNNNNNNNNNNNNNNNNNNNNNNNNNNNNNNNNNNNNtaattttttttttttttttttttttttttctttaaatattaatttatttttgcTCACAGATACAACAAAATaaagggaaaaaaataattcacaaatgaattattttattatatttatatatgtaatgaTCCTTCgtttacatttttaaatatttccataatatatatttttgagggtataaaaaaaattatatgaataaaataatattttgaaaaaaaaaattatcaaaaatgagttataataacaaatttaatgataaaaaaagattttTATCAACATCTTATCAAGatgtaaataattttgCCAATGCACAGAATACCCAACCAATTACAAATCAgcaatatttttatcctCTTATACCTCAGTACCCTTTTGCTACTACCGCATATAACCctaatataaattatccGAGTATGATACCAGTAAATAATAactataataattataataataaaagattaaataaaaaaaaaaagagttttcataattttaataaatatacaatgGAAGTAAATTCTAATATAAGAGAAGCAGTTAATGATCCATGGACTCATTTATATGGAAAATATCCAAATATTCaatttaaatgaataaataaatacatcTCAGCATataaacaaacaaaaaaaaatatataaatataaatatatatatatatttttatatatatgtgtttaTTCCATCCTTGTAATAAAGACAAATAATTACATAGGAACAAGCTtataatgaagaagaactagcatatattaacaaattgtttgttttattttttttttttctcatgtcttgatatatatacttcaaacaacttatatatatccaaatattatattacatatgCATATCTATAAAAccttttaattttatgttttatgtgtatatataaatattactttattatttattttattttatttattttattttattttattttttttgtgttttcaaatttttatttactcAAACATTTGTTTCATTtaacatttaaaaaaaaagaaaaagaaaaaaaaatttataaaaattgtatatgaaaaaaaacaaaaagcatttttaaaaatattttaatattctCTTTGTTgtttaattaaaattagaatatatatatatatatatatatatatatatatatatatatatatatgaacaagaaaaaaaaaaaaaaattcgGACAACCTTAAATTGACCAAATGCAAagattatatatgaattaaaaaaaggaaaaaatatatacataaataaatatgtacaCATATCAAAAcatacacacatatatatatatatatatatatatatatatatatatatatatatattatctgTGTGATGTCATTTTCTGTCCAACATAATGGATAGTAGTATAATATCACCAATCTCATAATTTAAAGATAGTAAGgttttattatcttctttataattatatattgtacTATGTACCtttgataaaaatgttaattgttttttttcatatgaaAAAACTTTAAAAATCCATTGAGCATTTCTTTGTCTACTATCTTTATAGAAATCTTTTACAAGCGTAACAATTTCTCTCATGGTGATATCTATCCATgcatatatttgtaattcattactattattatctttagTTAATATATCCATATCATCAACATTATACTCTTTATCCACTTTATAAAACAACCGAAGAAGAAAAGGACATGTTTTTTCCCTATTTATTATTCCTATCTTATCAATTCCATTCATGTAAGAGTTAGAATAACGActgtttttattaatagatatattatttatataggATGAACgtttataattattatatttagatgatatatcataattagAAGAacttttcctttttttattaatatcatatttCGATATAAAATCGttatttctatatttttcattttcattgtatcttttaatatgcttctctttttctaaatctttcttatcataatatttaatgGAAATGTCTTCCCTATATGAACTACGTCGATGATAATCTATATGATCATTATTTCGATAGGTTGTATGGTTATTTGTTCGATTATTTACACGATCATTTTTACGATTAGTCgtaaaatttttattacgATACATACTACTATAAGTATTATCACTAACATAATTATCATCAGTATAATGATTATCTCGTCTTTTCCTCTTTTTCTTTGttcttaataataaattttcttcatcacattttctttttttcttatccTTACATTCATgtttctttattttataataagaatCACTAGAACTTATTCTATTTCTATTTCTACTATTGGAAGCGAAGAAATCTTCGGATATTTCCCTACTAAAATAACTATTCTTTTCATCTCCTGTCCCTTCTAAAGAATGTGTTCTTTCcttattataaaagaaatcTTTACTTGTGTCCTCAtgtttttcatttttccatgttctttttttttctttgtttttttttttcttttcttttaataattcttcCGTGTGTTCCTTTATATGACCCTcttcatcataataatcaCTGTCCTTTGCATTATCCTTATccttttttgttttgtGTTTTCTTCTCTTAAAATCTTCATATGAACTTAAACTTATTGAATATAATGATTCGTTCGTGtccctttttttttttttttttcgaGAATAATCTTTTTCTTTGTCTGAATGTTTTgatgtataatatttttcttctttatcatgtttttttttatttttttttttatttttatttttcccATTTTTTATAGTGTCACTTTCATTGCTATTATCGCTTATATCTTCATAATAGCTAGAAAAAGAAACAGTACTTGATCTActgtattttttttttcttttatctTTATTGCTTTTTGATATGTTTCgatcttcttttttttttttttcgtctttataattatcataataacTGATACTAGAGGAATAGgatttttttcttttctttttcttttccttaTGTTTCtcttctttatatttttttctttttttcctATCACTGGAATGATTACTATAGCTATTATGAGCATGGccattataattatcatgATCGTACTTATCATATTGATAGCAATCACgtttgttatatttatcttcctttttttttttatagttAGAACTTTCTTTCTTGTTTGCATTATCcttatttttccttttcattTCTTTGTATTCACTATTATCATCTTTACTAAAAGATGATAAACTCATCACACTAATACTAGAAGAAGAATGGTAgtcttttcttttcttttttttctttttatgataataataattattattattattattatcccaatttttttctttggATACATTATCGTGTACTAcattattacttttattattatcatcatcttcCGAATATGTATCTTTTTCAACTTTTTGACCTTTGGATTTATTCTTCAAATGTTTTCTATCATAACTTGGTAATCTCTTCTTTTCATATTCATCTTCTTcgatatttttatttgacCTTTTTGTTGAGAAAAAACTTGAAGAAGATTTCTCGTTTGAACTTAAACTCAAACTTACACTTCTGCTcattatgaaaaataaaattagaaaaaaaaaagaaaaagaaaagaaaaagggaaaatgaactaattatacataacaaaaataaataaataaataaatatataaatatatatatatatatatattaaaaaatatattttattaaggggaaaataaaataaaaaaaaatatataaaaatatatataattttaatatatatattattatatatatatatatgattatataagtgtgcctttttttaaaaattaaaatatacacctatatattatgtgttaatataataaaaaagaataaaaatattaaaaaatatatttttttatattcatatgaaaatttttctatttttaaaaaaataaaaactttcataaaaatgaatttatataataaatcatatatattaatccaagaaacatattattgaaaaatgaaggaaatatatacataacagtatgaatatttattttatatatatttttaaaagaacTTATTTACACATGAATATGTACAATGATATAGAAAACgtgaatatattatagtaAATTGAAGTGTTTTTctcattaatatatatatatatatattttaagtattttaatttatttatatttataattatccataatatatcaatatttaaaacataaatactttattataaaaatatgctttgtgaataatatacaaacactacttaatatatcattttattttttgcATAATAACTTAACATTTTATAAGATTCAGATGTAAGttaataaatcaaaaaaaaaaaaaaaaaaaagaaagaaagaagaaaaaaatgtatcATACGAATTTATTCTCCCtctttattaatattttaaatgatatatgaatacacatacatgtatatatatattggtccaaataattattgttataaaaacaaaattatgTTCTTAACTAATACTTTTTTAATGAtgtgaaaaaaaacatatgGAAATTACaaagatatatatgtacatatatacgcttatatatatatatatatatatatatttttatatataccaatttcattattgtaaacattattcattttgagaaaatgtttatataattttataacCATCTACTGTTTATTAATTATcacaacaataataattattacaatattttttagtagaaaataatgttgcaatgatatattataaatgataaGTCTACTTCCTACTTTccatttatataaacattatttacaaattaaaattttctggaaataacattatattgtgttttatatctttaatcgatttttaattaattgtatatatatatatatatatatatatatatatatatgtatttatttatttattgtaaattagtaataataagaaaaacAAATGTAACTCTTATGTGATTTCCATTATGTTAGgatatttaaaaaaaaattaaaaattaaaaaataagaaaacttttatttcataataAAGATTATACGTTTCACTCTTTTCcaataacaaaaaatatatatatatttatatttttcatcataCAAAAActttcatattttaatttaatttaatttaaatattttttttttttttttttttttttttcagtaactttattttttacataatcTTATATTCCtgtattaaataaataaaggaa
The window above is part of the Plasmodium reichenowi strain SY57 chromosome 7, whole genome shotgun sequence genome. Proteins encoded here:
- a CDS encoding hypothetical protein (conserved Plasmodium protein, unknown function) encodes the protein MSYNNKFNDKKRFLSTSYQDVNNFANAQNTQPITNQQYFYPLIPQYPFATTAYNPNINYPSMIPVNNNYNNYNNKRLNKKKKSFHNFNKYTMEVNSNIREAVNDPWTHLYGKYPNIQFK
- a CDS encoding sin3 associated polypeptide p18-like protein: MSRSVSLSLSSNEKSSSSFFSTKRSNKNIEEDEYEKKRLPSYDRKHLKNKSKGQKVEKDTYSEDDDNNKSNNVVHDNVSKEKNWDNNNNNNYYYHKKKKKKRKDYHSSSSISVMSLSSFSKDDNSEYKEMKRKNKDNANKKESSNYKKKKEDKYNKRDCYQYDKYDHDNYNGHAHNSYSNHSSDRKKRKKYKEEKHKEKKKKRKKSYSSSISYYDNYKDEKKKKEDRNISKSNKDKRKKKYSRSSTVSFSSYYEDISDNSNESDTIKNGKNKNKKKNKKKHDKEEKYYTSKHSDKEKDYSRKKKKKRDTNESLYSISLSSYEDFKRRKHKTKKDKDNAKDSDYYDEEGHIKEHTEELLKEKKKKNKEKKRTWKNEKHEDTSKDFFYNKERTHSLEGTGDEKNSYFSREISEDFFASNSRNRNRISSSDSYYKIKKHECKDKKKRKCDEENLLLRTKKKRKRRDNHYTDDNYVSDNTYSSMYRNKNFTTNRKNDRVNNRTNNHTTYRNNDHIDYHRRSSYREDISIKYYDKKDLEKEKHIKRYNENEKYRNNDFISKYDINKKRKSSSNYDISSKYNNYKRSSYINNISINKNSRYSNSYMNGIDKIGIINREKTCPFLLRLFYKVDKEYNVDDMDILTKDNNSNELQIYAWIDITMREIVTLVKDFYKDSRQRNAQWIFKVFSYEKKQLTFLSKVHSTIYNYKEDNKTLLSLNYEIGDIILLSIMLDRK